From Chelatococcus sp. YT9, a single genomic window includes:
- a CDS encoding alpha-1,4-glucan--maltose-1-phosphate maltosyltransferase: MIENVAPAVDGGRFAVKHILGCPINVTADLFLDGHDKIAARILWRALDDPEWQTAPMALVENDRWEGSFIPTRLGRHVYTIEAWRDAYASWRDEVEKKRAARQTLDLALAEGLLHLRDASANARSTEGEKLAAALAAAEAEVTADAAVDRLFDPHVARLAAACDPQEHRTRYPVEIPLLIERLGAAFASWYELFPRSETSDARQHGTLLGVIGRLPAIRDMGFDVLYFPPIHPIGRKNRKGRNNALTAGPDEPGSPYAIGSEDGGHDAIHPELGTLEDFRRLRDAAAAHGIELALDFAIQCSPDHPWLTEHPEWFAWRPDGSIRYAENPPKRYEDIVNVDFYAEGSVPALWLALRDVVLTWAAEGVRLFRVDNPHTKPLPFWEWMIADVTSRYPDVVFLSEAFTKPKMMYRLAKVGFSQSYTYFTWRNDKGGLTEYLSELTQSPVRDYFRPHFFVNTPDINPIFLQTSGRPGFLIRAALATTLSGLWGMYSGFELCEADPLPGKEEYQDSEKYEIKPRDWQKPGNIIDAITQLNRIRKANPALRTHLGLKFYNAFDDRVIYYGKATPARDNAILVLVNLDPFNARTFSFELPLWEWGLGDNAALAIDDLLNERTFLLEGKSQWMTLDPHRQPYAIWRVRPAGGH, translated from the coding sequence GTGATCGAAAATGTGGCTCCGGCGGTGGACGGGGGTCGGTTTGCTGTCAAGCATATCCTCGGCTGTCCTATCAATGTGACGGCTGATCTTTTCCTAGACGGGCATGACAAGATTGCGGCTCGGATCCTTTGGCGCGCCCTCGACGATCCGGAGTGGCAAACTGCTCCGATGGCGCTCGTCGAGAACGACCGCTGGGAGGGCAGCTTCATTCCCACACGCCTAGGCCGCCACGTCTACACCATCGAGGCTTGGCGCGACGCCTATGCGTCCTGGCGCGACGAGGTGGAGAAGAAGCGCGCCGCGCGTCAGACACTCGACCTGGCACTCGCGGAGGGACTTCTCCATCTACGCGACGCATCTGCGAACGCTCGATCCACAGAAGGAGAGAAGCTTGCGGCGGCACTTGCGGCGGCTGAAGCCGAAGTCACGGCCGACGCAGCTGTCGATCGGCTTTTTGATCCCCATGTAGCCCGGCTAGCGGCCGCCTGTGACCCGCAGGAGCACCGGACGCGCTACCCTGTTGAAATACCGCTATTGATCGAGCGCCTAGGAGCCGCGTTTGCCAGCTGGTATGAGCTGTTTCCCCGCTCCGAGACCAGCGATGCACGGCAGCATGGGACGTTGCTCGGCGTCATCGGGCGCCTGCCCGCAATTCGGGATATGGGCTTCGACGTCCTATATTTTCCGCCGATTCACCCAATCGGTCGCAAAAACCGGAAAGGCCGCAATAACGCGCTGACAGCGGGCCCAGACGAGCCCGGCAGCCCCTATGCCATCGGCAGCGAAGACGGAGGGCACGACGCCATCCACCCCGAACTCGGCACACTTGAGGATTTCCGTCGATTGCGCGATGCAGCCGCCGCTCATGGCATCGAGCTGGCCCTTGATTTTGCAATCCAATGCTCGCCCGACCATCCGTGGCTGACGGAACATCCCGAATGGTTCGCCTGGCGGCCGGACGGAAGCATTCGTTATGCAGAGAACCCTCCGAAGCGCTATGAGGACATTGTCAATGTCGATTTCTACGCCGAGGGCTCCGTTCCAGCACTCTGGCTTGCGTTGCGTGATGTTGTGCTGACGTGGGCAGCAGAAGGCGTGCGCCTCTTCCGCGTCGACAATCCGCACACCAAGCCACTTCCGTTTTGGGAGTGGATGATCGCGGATGTGACGTCCCGCTACCCTGACGTGGTTTTCCTATCGGAAGCCTTTACAAAGCCAAAAATGATGTACCGACTGGCGAAGGTCGGATTCTCCCAGTCCTACACATACTTCACGTGGCGAAATGACAAAGGAGGCCTCACGGAATATTTGTCTGAACTCACTCAATCTCCTGTACGAGACTATTTCCGGCCGCATTTCTTCGTGAACACACCGGATATCAATCCGATATTTCTGCAGACATCCGGTCGGCCGGGCTTTCTCATCCGCGCAGCCCTGGCCACCACGTTGTCGGGCCTATGGGGCATGTATTCCGGATTTGAGCTGTGCGAAGCAGATCCATTACCGGGCAAGGAAGAATACCAGGACTCTGAGAAATACGAGATCAAGCCGCGGGATTGGCAAAAGCCAGGCAACATCATCGATGCAATCACACAGCTGAACCGCATTCGCAAAGCCAATCCGGCGCTGCGAACACATCTCGGGCTCAAGTTCTACAATGCCTTCGATGATCGCGTCATCTACTACGGCAAGGCAACGCCGGCCCGCGACAATGCCATCCTTGTCCTAGTAAACCTCGACCCATTTAACGCGAGGACGTTTTCATTCGAGCTTCCGCTGTGGGAATGGGGTCTCGGTGACAACGCCGCGCTGGCTATCGACGATTTGCTGAATGAGCGGACCTTTCTCCTGGAAGGCAAGTCGCAATGGATGACTCTCGACCCGCATCGTCAGCCCTACGCCATCTGGCGCGTTCGCCCGGCTGGAGGGCATTGA